GAGTCTGGCAAGTCGATCAGGAAGTAATTGCGGCGCGGGAAGAAAATGTGCAACTGCAAAACCGCAACAATAAGCTCGAGGCCGAAGTCAACGACTTAAAGCAAGGCCTCGAAGCGATCGAAGAACGTGCTCGCAGCGATTTAGGCATGATCAAGGAAGGCGAAATACTCTTTCAGATCGTCAGGAATACGCCACAGAAATCCGCACCCTGAATTTCCGCGAACTCTTCCGGAAATTAAACACCTAAAATCAGACTGGATAATCATGAACCGGATGACATATGATCATCCGGTTTAATCCGGCAGTTTCAAATATAATCCGCTTGAAAAGCGATCAATCATTCATATATCAATAGCCGTTTCATTTTGAATTCGAAAAACCAGGAGTAAGAAAATGAAAAGAATTCTTCTTTTTTTAGCAACTAACTTGGCGATCGTCGTCGTATTAAGCATTACCTTACGATTGCTCGGCGTTGAAAAAATATTGGACGCACAAGGAACCGGCTTGAATCTCAATTCCCTGCTCGTATTCGCGACAGTATTCGGATTCGGCGGTTCTCTGATGTCGCTCGCGCTTTCCAAATGGACTGCCAAGCGCTTTACCGGCGCGCAAGTCATCGAAATGCCGCGCAACGCGCAAGAGCATTGGCTGGTGACCACCGTGCAACGGCAAGCTGAACTTGCCGGAATCGGCATGCCGGAAGTGGCGATTTACGATGCGCCGGACGTCAATGCTTTCGCCACCGGCATGTCGCGAAACGATGCGCTTGTTGCGGTTAGCACCGGCCTTCTGAATACCATGAGTCAGGATGAAGCAGAGGCCGTGCTGGCGCACGAAGTCAGTCATATCGCCAACGGTGATATGGTCACGCTGGCGCTGATCCAAGGCGTTGTCAACACCTTCGTCATTTTCCTGTCGCGCGTCATCGGCCATACCGTGGATCGCGTCATCTTTAAAACGGAAGAAGGTCACGGCCCCGCTTTCTGGGTCACCAACATCATCGCCGAAATCGTGCTTGGCGTGCTGGCCAGCATCATCGTCATGTGGTTCAGCCGTCAGCGCGAGTTTCGCGCCGACGCTGGCGGGGCGAGTTTAGCGGGAAGGGAAAAAATGATTGCCGCCCTGCGGCGCTTGCAAATAATTCACGAGCCGGCGCATTTGCCCGATCAACTGGCTGCTTTCGGTATTTCCGGCGGCAGTAACGGATTTTCACGCTTATTCATGTCGCATCCGCCATTGGAAGAAAGAATCACGGCTTTAGAAATGCAACGATAAACATCTCGTTAATCGGTATAAAAAACGCCGTACGATGACTTCGTACGGCGTTTTAATTTTGCATCAGCTACCGCTTGCCAAAACCGGCAGAAAACTTCTGCGGCAACTTGATCAATAGGAAGTTTCCCGCGAAAAATCTTGCCAGATATAAGGCGGATTAACCGATGGTTTTGTAGGAACCAGAAAAGTGACAGCATCCAATGCTCCCACCAAGGTACGGCCGACCGAGTGCATCACGCCCATACCCAATCCGATAGTAATACCGTAAACCGGCCCTTCTTTCTGGCTGGTTAAAATAATATTCTTGGGTAACTCCAACCAGCCAGTTAGTGTATTGGCTACGCCACTCGCCAGTTTCTCAGCCGAGTTATTCACATAACTGTCGGAAGCGACAGCTTGGGATGAGAAAAGGAACAATATTGAAAGCACCAAAGACAGTTTAACAATGCTCCTCATCAAAAAATCTCCTTTATACAGTTTTAGAAATTGATTTCTGCTCAACCAAGAAAATAAGCAAAAATTCCCCAGCAGTTTACCTCTTCACAACGCATCAGACAAATCCATGCTCATGAAAGGGATTGTGCATGAACGGGCGGATTATCGGCATTAAAAAGCGCAAAAAAAGAAATCTCCTCAAAAACCCGACGGAAATGTCGATAACCATGCTCCCGGCAGACAGGCAATCCGTGGAATTCTACCGATCGTAATCCGATTGACGTCATTGGAGGAGTATCACAGCATGGAAGGACTTATCGTTGAACCATCCAGAACTTACCAAAAATTGCTTTCAACCGCGATAGAATCGGGCGGATTGGGAACCAAGCAGGTTTCAACCGGCAGTGAAGCGCTATCGCTGCTGAAAAAACAGCCTTTTGATCTGGTCTTCATTGCCACGCACTTGCAGGATATGGATGGCCCCATGTTTTCGTCGCAATTACGCGCCGATTCCCGTACCCGGCAAATCCCGCTGGTCATGATTACCGCCAACGACGATAAGCAATTCCAGGACGAAGCATTTTCCGCCGGCGTGACAGAAATTTTTTCCAAGCACGAGTTGGATAAAATTACCAGTTATACCGTACAGTTCTCCAGAAAAAGATGCTGCAAAGCGATGAGCGGCCGCATCTTGTATCTTGAAGACAACTCGCCCACAACCGGCACGGTGATTGCGTTGCTCACGGATTGCGGCTACACGGTCGATCATTTCAGTAACGGCGAGGAAGGATTGCACACACTTCAATGTAATGACTACGATTTGGTGCTCGCAGATACTTTGTTGAAAGGAAGATTCAATGGCCAGGCAATCGTAAAAGCGATCCGCAGTCTTGAGAGCGAACAAAAAGATGTGCCGTTGCTGGTCTTCTCGGTTCTTGACGATACTACGCGTAAAGTGGAATTGTTGCGTTCCGGTGTCAATGATTACGTCAGCAAACCACTGATTCAAGAAGAATTACTGGTGCGAATCAACACACTGATCAGCAATAAGAAACTGTCAAGCAAGGCAATCTCGCAACTGGCTCAAATGCACGAGCTGGCAATGAAAGATCCGCTTACCGGTTTATATAATCGCCATTTCCTGCTGGAAACGGCACCATCGAAACTGAGCGAGGCTGCCCGGCACAGCATTCCTTGCAGCCTGATTATGATCGATATCGATCAGTTCAAGTCCATCAATGACAAATTCGGTCTTGCTAGTGGAGATAGAGTATTGAAAGAAGTTGCCGAGATACTCACCGGTTCTATTCGTAGAGAAGATATCGCTGCCCGTTATGGCGAGGAAGAATTCGCGCTGCTGCTGCTCCATTGCGACATTTCCGGCGCGGTGATGATCGCCGGAAAAATACGCCAATCGATCGAGAATCTGCAACCATCCGGCATCGATGTCACTGCAAGCCTGGGCGTCGCTGAATTACAATCCACTTCATATAACGACTTCACCGATCTGCTGAGAACCGCTACGGAAGCAGTTCACCGAGCTAAATCCGCCGGATGCAATCAGGTTTCCGTACACCATCCGTAACACAATTCCGTGCGCAGTCATTAAGCGGAATTCCGCTCCAGCATGGCGGCTGCATGGCTCTCGATATAGCGCTGCTGTTTCTTTTCCTTGATGGCATCGATATGCACCAGAATCAACGCATCGACACAGTTTGAAAATTGCGGATCGATATTGAATCCCAGAAACTCGCAACCGCCCGGCTCGCACAATTCGACATATTGTTTATACAGCACCGGCACCTTGACACCGGATGCGTCGAGTTTCTCTTTCAACAACGCGACCGCGTGCTTATAGTCCGTTTCATCGGTAACGCGATGGTATTTCTCAAAATCCGCTACAGTGTCGAATTCAAATTGTAATCTCGATTCCGCGAACTTTTCTTTGTGACCGAACAGCGTGTGATAAAAACTTGCAATTACCTGCTGCGCCGGTTTGGGCAGTGATGTGCTCATCGACACCGGCCCGGTCAGGTAGCGTATTTCCGGATGCCGGTGCAAATAAGCGCCGATGCCGTACCACAAATAATCCAGGCTGCGTTTGTTCTGATAACGGGGTTGAATGAAACTGCGCCCCAGTTCGATCGATTGCTCCAGATACGGTAAAAATGTCGGATTGAATGCAAATAAACTATGCGTATACAGTCCTTCCGCGCCACGTGTTTTGATAATTTTTGCCGCTTCGCCGATGCGGTACGAACCGATAATCTCCAGCTCGTCCTCGTCCCACAAAATCAGGTGGCGGTAGTAGCGGTCGTAACTGTCGATATCCAGCGCATTACCGGTGCCTTCTTGCACCTGGCGGAACGACAATTCGCGTAACCGGCCGATTTCCCGCATCATGCTGGAATTCGGCTGGTAATCGAACAGATAAATATGTTTGCCATCCTGCGTTTTGCCGATCAACTGCGACGCTTTCAATTCCTTGCGAATCTGTTTGGTGCGCACGGGATGGATGATGTTTTCGATCGGCTTGAACAGCTCCTTCTTTTTCTTCTTGCCGAGCAGATACACTTGCTTGCGCATCAGCTTCGCCACATCTTTTTTGGACAAATCCATCGCCGCGATCGATTCCCACGGAATCGGCTTGCCGATACGGAACGAAATCTCGCCGCCCTGCTGGTTGAACATTTCGTTGACCAGCATCATTGTACCGAGCGGCTTGTAAATACTCGATAAGCCGTAAAATACCGCGGAATTTTTGCCGCCGATATGCACTGGTACAATCGGCGCTTTGGTTTTCTTCGCCAGCGAAATAAAACCGGATTTCCATTTACCGTCGCGCACGCCGAGCGGTGAAATACGCGACACCTCGCCGGTAGGGAAAACAATCACCGCTTGCTCCGCTTCCAGCGCAGCGACAATCTGATTCATGCTGTCGCGATGCTGCGCAACTTTGGAAAAATTATCCACTGACAGAAGCAAACTTCTCAGCGGGTCGATGCAATCCAATAAGCTCGTTGTCACAATTTTCACATCGGTACGAATCTCCGACACCAATTTCAGCAAAGCCAAGCCATCCAACGAACCGAGCGGATGGTTGGCCACGATCAGCACTCGCCGCTGATCCGGAATGCGTGCCCGATCCTTACTCGAAACCTGAAACGAAAAGTTGAAATGCTCCAGCACCGCATCGTTGAATTCCAATCCTTCCAAATGCCGGTGCGTCTCGATAAAGCGATTGATCTCATCCTGATGCAACACCTTCTTCAACAACGAAGACGCTGCTTTCATCAGCGGTTTATCGCCCTGCGCATCCGATCCCGGAAAATAATCCTTCAACATCGCATCGACATCCAGCATGCACTGACTCCATCATAAAATTGAATGCGAGATACGATAGTGATGTTTTGTGACAGAATGATGACAATTAGCCTTTTTGATGAGCTATAGAATAAATTTTTGTAAGATAGGCAATTCTGCAATGAGCAAAAATGAAATAGTCAATACATTAGAGTTGCAATAACCTCTCTATTTCTGGTCCCTTTTACAAACTCTATGCAGCCATCAATTTGAGATGCGCAACACATGGATCGAAATCACGGTCGGAAAAAAGCAAAGGCGTTTTGGTTTCGATGCAGTACGTGGCGATAAGACAATCGATGGTTTTTCGGATGGTAATACCTTGTTTTCTAAGCGCGCGATAATTTTGAGCAGACTGAATCGCCAGATCGGTGTTGCACAGCTGCACCTGTTCAAGCTCGGTCAGCAGTGATTTAGCAATCCGGTAATCCTTGTCACTCCTAAATCCTTGCAGCACTTCCGCCAGGATCAAGTCTCCAACAACGATTACCGTACTGGACAGATAATGATCGAGTTTTTCAGTCTGATC
The nucleotide sequence above comes from Gammaproteobacteria bacterium. Encoded proteins:
- a CDS encoding lysophospholipid acyltransferase family protein, with amino-acid sequence MLDVDAMLKDYFPGSDAQGDKPLMKAASSLLKKVLHQDEINRFIETHRHLEGLEFNDAVLEHFNFSFQVSSKDRARIPDQRRVLIVANHPLGSLDGLALLKLVSEIRTDVKIVTTSLLDCIDPLRSLLLSVDNFSKVAQHRDSMNQIVAALEAEQAVIVFPTGEVSRISPLGVRDGKWKSGFISLAKKTKAPIVPVHIGGKNSAVFYGLSSIYKPLGTMMLVNEMFNQQGGEISFRIGKPIPWESIAAMDLSKKDVAKLMRKQVYLLGKKKKKELFKPIENIIHPVRTKQIRKELKASQLIGKTQDGKHIYLFDYQPNSSMMREIGRLRELSFRQVQEGTGNALDIDSYDRYYRHLILWDEDELEIIGSYRIGEAAKIIKTRGAEGLYTHSLFAFNPTFLPYLEQSIELGRSFIQPRYQNKRSLDYLWYGIGAYLHRHPEIRYLTGPVSMSTSLPKPAQQVIASFYHTLFGHKEKFAESRLQFEFDTVADFEKYHRVTDETDYKHAVALLKEKLDASGVKVPVLYKQYVELCEPGGCEFLGFNIDPQFSNCVDALILVHIDAIKEKKQQRYIESHAAAMLERNSA
- the ftsB gene encoding cell division protein FtsB; its protein translation is MKLLSFTLLLFVAAMQYPLWFGKASWLRVWQVDQEVIAAREENVQLQNRNNKLEAEVNDLKQGLEAIEERARSDLGMIKEGEILFQIVRNTPQKSAP
- a CDS encoding PIN domain nuclease, with amino-acid sequence MVLVDTSVWVDFFNGKITDQTEKLDHYLSSTVIVVGDLILAEVLQGFRSDKDYRIAKSLLTELEQVQLCNTDLAIQSAQNYRALRKQGITIRKTIDCLIATYCIETKTPLLFSDRDFDPCVAHLKLMAA
- the htpX gene encoding protease HtpX, whose amino-acid sequence is MKRILLFLATNLAIVVVLSITLRLLGVEKILDAQGTGLNLNSLLVFATVFGFGGSLMSLALSKWTAKRFTGAQVIEMPRNAQEHWLVTTVQRQAELAGIGMPEVAIYDAPDVNAFATGMSRNDALVAVSTGLLNTMSQDEAEAVLAHEVSHIANGDMVTLALIQGVVNTFVIFLSRVIGHTVDRVIFKTEEGHGPAFWVTNIIAEIVLGVLASIIVMWFSRQREFRADAGGASLAGREKMIAALRRLQIIHEPAHLPDQLAAFGISGGSNGFSRLFMSHPPLEERITALEMQR
- a CDS encoding diguanylate cyclase, with the protein product MEGLIVEPSRTYQKLLSTAIESGGLGTKQVSTGSEALSLLKKQPFDLVFIATHLQDMDGPMFSSQLRADSRTRQIPLVMITANDDKQFQDEAFSAGVTEIFSKHELDKITSYTVQFSRKRCCKAMSGRILYLEDNSPTTGTVIALLTDCGYTVDHFSNGEEGLHTLQCNDYDLVLADTLLKGRFNGQAIVKAIRSLESEQKDVPLLVFSVLDDTTRKVELLRSGVNDYVSKPLIQEELLVRINTLISNKKLSSKAISQLAQMHELAMKDPLTGLYNRHFLLETAPSKLSEAARHSIPCSLIMIDIDQFKSINDKFGLASGDRVLKEVAEILTGSIRREDIAARYGEEEFALLLLHCDISGAVMIAGKIRQSIENLQPSGIDVTASLGVAELQSTSYNDFTDLLRTATEAVHRAKSAGCNQVSVHHP
- a CDS encoding exosortase system-associated protein, TIGR04073 family, which produces MRSIVKLSLVLSILFLFSSQAVASDSYVNNSAEKLASGVANTLTGWLELPKNIILTSQKEGPVYGITIGLGMGVMHSVGRTLVGALDAVTFLVPTKPSVNPPYIWQDFSRETSY